From Candidatus Bathyarchaeota archaeon, one genomic window encodes:
- a CDS encoding ABC transporter permease codes for MSKDIETEVSRSKLHGLWALTNRELKKWYQQPFVFVMGIVQPILWLALLGKAMNLSAMIPSGIPGLSQDAIMMQTFGTTDYFSFMAMGMVAFTTVFTTAFVGMSVVWDKRLGFMNKVLSTPVSRSVIILSKVFAASIRAMFQAAIVAIIAFLLGLQLGTNFSAWSILGIFAIVFLISVGLSSMFTTLTLRATRMEMPQATFQLITLPLMFASSAYFPIDKMPQWLQVIASVNPISYTIDAVRRLMIFSDGFGQLPLDFAFVGGFAVIVTAICVVLSWRYLNK; via the coding sequence ATGAGTAAAGACATAGAAACCGAAGTTTCAAGAAGTAAACTACACGGCCTTTGGGCACTAACAAACAGAGAACTAAAAAAATGGTACCAACAACCCTTTGTTTTTGTCATGGGGATAGTCCAGCCAATTCTCTGGCTTGCCCTGCTTGGTAAAGCCATGAACCTCAGCGCAATGATACCATCAGGTATACCCGGATTAAGCCAAGACGCTATCATGATGCAGACATTTGGCACAACCGATTACTTCTCGTTTATGGCAATGGGCATGGTTGCCTTCACAACCGTATTCACGACGGCGTTTGTGGGCATGTCGGTTGTGTGGGATAAACGCTTGGGCTTTATGAATAAAGTCTTAAGCACGCCTGTTTCGCGTTCAGTGATTATCCTATCCAAAGTGTTTGCAGCAAGCATACGCGCTATGTTCCAAGCCGCCATCGTAGCCATAATCGCCTTCCTCTTAGGCTTGCAGTTGGGAACCAACTTTTCAGCATGGAGCATACTGGGCATCTTCGCAATAGTTTTCCTCATAAGCGTCGGCCTATCCTCGATGTTTACCACCCTGACCCTGCGCGCCACCCGAATGGAAATGCCTCAAGCAACCTTCCAGTTGATAACCTTGCCTTTGATGTTTGCAAGCAGCGCCTACTTCCCCATCGACAAAATGCCCCAGTGGCTCCAAGTAATCGCAAGCGTAAACCCCATCAGCTACACCATCGACGCAGTGAGGAGGCTAATGATATTCAGTGACGGCTTCGGTCAGTTGCCACTGGACTTCGCCTTCGTTGGCGGCTTCGCAGTCATCGTCACCGCCATCTGTGTGGTTCTCTCTTGGAGGTACCTGAACAAGTGA